In Ruania zhangjianzhongii, the following proteins share a genomic window:
- the pyk gene encoding pyruvate kinase codes for MRRAKIVCTLGPATESPEMVQALVDAGMDVARINRSHGNADDHARVITRVREAAEASGRAVAILVDLQGPKIRLGRFVEGKHELAEGDTFTITTEDVPGTKELVSTTFKGLPGDVKPGDAILIDDGRVAVRVVDVTGPRVTTRVEVPGPVSNNKGLNLPGVAVNVPALSGKDTEDLRWGLHQGADFIALSFVRSAADYDDVAAIMAEEGITVPVIAKIEKPQAVENLAEIVDAFDGIMVARGDLGVELPLEQVPMVQKRATEMCLRNAKPVIVATQVLESMISAPRPTRAEASDCANAVLDGADAVMLSGETSVGEYPIECVRTMARIIENTEEHGLERIAKLRATPHTRGGVITKAAAQIGETLGVKYLTCFTQSGDSARRMSRLRSAIPLLAFTPVPGVRNQLALSWGIQTFTVPQVQHTDDMINQVDVVLKGSGHGSEGDTVVVVAGMPPGVSGSTNSIRVHTVGEELGYPDR; via the coding sequence ATGCGTAGAGCCAAGATTGTGTGCACGTTGGGGCCCGCCACCGAGTCCCCTGAAATGGTCCAGGCGTTGGTCGACGCCGGGATGGACGTAGCGCGGATCAACCGCAGCCACGGCAATGCCGACGACCATGCCAGGGTGATCACAAGGGTCCGGGAGGCTGCTGAGGCCTCCGGGCGTGCGGTCGCGATCCTGGTCGACCTGCAGGGCCCGAAGATCCGGCTCGGCCGGTTCGTCGAGGGCAAGCACGAGCTGGCCGAAGGGGACACGTTCACGATCACCACGGAAGACGTCCCCGGCACGAAGGAGCTGGTGTCGACCACGTTCAAGGGGCTGCCGGGGGACGTGAAGCCCGGTGATGCCATCCTCATCGACGACGGCCGGGTGGCGGTACGGGTCGTCGACGTGACCGGCCCGCGGGTGACTACCCGGGTGGAGGTGCCCGGACCGGTCTCGAACAACAAGGGGCTGAACCTGCCGGGGGTGGCGGTGAACGTCCCGGCCCTGTCCGGCAAGGACACCGAGGACCTGCGCTGGGGACTGCACCAGGGTGCCGATTTCATCGCGCTCTCCTTCGTCCGTTCGGCGGCCGACTACGACGACGTCGCCGCGATCATGGCCGAGGAGGGCATCACGGTCCCGGTGATCGCGAAGATCGAGAAGCCGCAGGCGGTGGAGAACCTCGCCGAGATCGTCGACGCCTTCGACGGCATCATGGTCGCTCGCGGCGACCTGGGCGTGGAGCTCCCGCTGGAGCAGGTGCCGATGGTGCAGAAGCGCGCCACCGAGATGTGTCTGCGCAACGCCAAACCGGTGATCGTGGCCACCCAGGTGCTGGAATCGATGATCAGCGCACCGCGGCCCACCCGTGCGGAAGCCTCGGACTGCGCGAACGCCGTGCTGGACGGTGCTGACGCGGTGATGCTCTCCGGTGAGACCAGCGTGGGTGAGTACCCGATCGAGTGCGTGCGCACGATGGCCCGGATCATCGAGAACACCGAGGAGCACGGCCTGGAGCGGATCGCCAAGCTGCGCGCCACCCCGCACACCCGCGGTGGGGTGATTACCAAGGCAGCCGCCCAGATCGGGGAGACCCTCGGCGTGAAGTACCTGACCTGCTTCACCCAGTCCGGAGACTCCGCCCGGCGGATGTCCCGGCTGCGGTCGGCAATCCCGCTGCTCGCCTTCACCCCGGTGCCGGGGGTCCGCAACCAGCTCGCGCTCAGCTGGGGCATCCAGACCTTCACCGTGCCGCAGGTGCAGCACACCGACGACATGATCAACCAGGTGGACGTGGTGCTGAAGGGCTCCGGCCACGGCTCCGAAGGTGACACGGTCGTCGTGGTCGCCGGGATGCCGCCCGGCGTGTCCGGCTCCACCAACTCGATCCGGGTGCACACGGTCGGTGAGGAGCTGGGCTACCCGGACCGGTGA
- the lgt gene encoding prolipoprotein diacylglyceryl transferase: MIADPAMLPLIADGIPSPAQGVWHLGPIPLRAYAFAILAGIVVAAIISVRRYRARGGPEGAILDAIFWAVPLGIIGARIYHVFSSPDAYFGPDGNPWNAFAIWNGGLGIWGAIPAGALGVWIYMRRRGLRLSTVADAMAPGVLIAQAIGRLGNYFNQELFGSPTTLPWGLQIDPGVLAAQGMDYPDGTLFHPTFLYELVWNVVMAVLIILIDRKFRLGHGRVFWLYVFCYTVGRGWIEMLRIDEAEQVLGLRLNVWTSILVCVVSLAIFIVLSKRYPEREASAWLPGREPEDEDSDFDGESGASADSPADTEDEGAEDSDEDADKDADKDADKDAGNTADSGEKVVASGNAKDVADDSGEPESGADEADTTTGR, from the coding sequence GTGATCGCGGACCCGGCGATGCTGCCGCTGATCGCGGACGGTATCCCCAGTCCCGCTCAGGGCGTGTGGCACCTCGGACCGATCCCGCTGCGTGCCTACGCGTTCGCGATCCTTGCCGGGATCGTGGTGGCCGCGATCATCTCCGTGCGCCGCTACCGCGCCCGCGGCGGCCCCGAGGGCGCGATCCTGGATGCGATCTTCTGGGCGGTGCCGCTGGGCATCATCGGTGCGCGGATCTACCACGTCTTCTCCTCCCCGGACGCCTACTTCGGCCCGGACGGCAATCCCTGGAACGCGTTCGCGATCTGGAACGGCGGGCTGGGGATCTGGGGTGCGATCCCGGCCGGTGCCCTCGGGGTATGGATCTACATGCGCCGGCGCGGGCTGCGGCTGTCCACCGTCGCTGATGCGATGGCCCCAGGGGTGCTGATCGCCCAGGCGATCGGGCGGCTGGGTAACTACTTCAACCAGGAGCTGTTCGGCTCACCCACCACGCTGCCGTGGGGGCTGCAGATCGATCCCGGGGTGCTCGCCGCCCAGGGGATGGACTACCCGGACGGCACCTTGTTCCACCCCACGTTCCTGTACGAGCTGGTGTGGAACGTGGTGATGGCGGTCCTGATCATTCTGATCGACCGCAAGTTCCGTCTCGGTCACGGTCGGGTGTTCTGGCTGTACGTGTTCTGCTACACCGTCGGCCGTGGCTGGATCGAGATGCTCCGGATCGATGAGGCGGAGCAGGTGCTCGGTCTCCGGTTGAACGTGTGGACCTCGATCCTGGTCTGCGTGGTGTCCCTGGCGATCTTCATCGTGCTGTCCAAGCGGTACCCGGAGCGGGAGGCCTCGGCGTGGCTGCCGGGCCGCGAGCCGGAGGACGAGGATTCCGACTTCGACGGCGAGAGCGGCGCGAGCGCCGACAGTCCGGCGGACACTGAGGACGAGGGCGCCGAGGACTCGGACGAGGACGCGGACAAGGACGCGGACAAGGACGCGGACAAGGACGCTGGGAACACAGCCGACTCCGGGGAGAAGGTTGTCGCGTCCGGCAACGCCAAGGACGTGGCCGACGATTCCGGCGAGCCCGAGAGTGGCGCAGACGAAGCAGACACCACCACCGGACGGTAG
- the trpA gene encoding tryptophan synthase subunit alpha has protein sequence MTARTEITRGTAAALDAARAQGRAALVVYLPVGYPDVDGSIAAAQAAVAAGADIVELGLPYSDPGMDGVVIQEAAQAALDGGTRITDVLRAVREVAATGAPTLVMTYYNPVLRYGVARFAADLAAAGGAGLITPDLIPDEAGEWIAAADAHDLDKVFLVAPSSTTERLHLTAAACRGFVYAASTMGVTGTRATVGAKAEGLVAATRAAGGERVCVGLGVSTGEQAAQVAGYADGVIVGSALVRTLIDAGADREAGLAALREKVAELAAGVRAAAPHPAEERRA, from the coding sequence ATGACCGCGCGCACGGAGATCACTCGCGGCACCGCCGCCGCGCTCGACGCCGCCCGCGCCCAGGGGCGCGCCGCACTGGTCGTCTACCTGCCGGTCGGCTACCCGGACGTGGATGGCTCGATCGCCGCCGCGCAGGCTGCGGTGGCAGCCGGTGCGGACATCGTGGAGCTGGGGCTGCCGTACTCCGATCCCGGGATGGACGGGGTGGTGATCCAGGAAGCAGCGCAGGCGGCCCTCGACGGCGGCACCCGGATCACGGATGTGCTGCGTGCGGTGCGCGAAGTCGCGGCCACCGGCGCACCCACGCTGGTGATGACCTACTACAACCCGGTGCTGCGCTACGGCGTGGCCCGGTTCGCCGCAGACCTGGCTGCCGCCGGCGGTGCCGGGCTGATCACCCCGGACCTGATCCCGGACGAGGCGGGGGAGTGGATCGCGGCTGCCGACGCCCACGACCTGGACAAGGTCTTCCTGGTCGCACCGAGCTCCACCACCGAGCGCCTCCATCTGACCGCCGCCGCCTGCCGTGGCTTCGTCTACGCCGCCTCCACGATGGGGGTGACCGGGACCCGGGCGACTGTGGGTGCCAAGGCGGAGGGCCTGGTCGCGGCCACCCGCGCTGCCGGCGGCGAGCGGGTGTGCGTGGGGTTGGGGGTCTCCACCGGGGAGCAGGCTGCGCAGGTGGCCGGCTATGCCGACGGCGTGATCGTCGGTTCCGCGCTGGTGCGCACCTTGATCGATGCGGGTGCGGATCGCGAGGCGGGGCTGGCCGCGCTACGGGAGAAGGTGGCCGAGCTGGCTGCCGGTGTGCGTGCTGCGGCGCCACACCCGGCCGAGGAGAGGCGCGCGTGA
- the gltB gene encoding glutamate synthase large subunit: MNQPASATSPYTAFSTAPAAHGLYDPARDHDACGVAFVATLRGTPGRDIVDAALTALANLDHRGAVGAEANSGDGAGILLQIPDAFFREVLEVSLPAPGHYAVGTLFLPADQAEAQAAAAGVEQIAAEEGLDVLGWRDVPVDAGLVGPTARSCMPTFRQLVLAAPDRALAGIELDRRAYRVRKRAERTLGVYAASLSARTLVYKGMLTTGQLQGFFTDLSHPGLATELALVHSRFSTNTFPSWPLAHPFRLVAHNGEINTVRGNRNWMAARQGTLESELLGEVADLLPVCDEAQSDSASFDEVLELLHLGGRSLPHAVLMMIPEAWENHATMDRRRRAFYEYNATIMEPWDGPAAMCFTDGRYIGAVLDRNGLRPGRYWVTDDGLVVLASESGVLDLDPASVVEKGRLAPGRMFLVDTAEGRIVDDAEIKDELAAGHPYAEWLQEQLVRLGDLPDREHVAHSRSSVLRRQQTFGYTEEELRILLRPLAATGGEGLGSMGTDTPVAVLSARPRLLFDYFSQLFAQVTNPPLDAIREELVTSLGGAIGPEPNLLADIPEHARKLALGFPVIDNDELAKVKHIHRTPAAGHHFSSITVSGLYRVRGGEQALEQRLVEIYQEVDEAIDRGVSFIVLSDRESDTEWAPIPSLLLTAAVHHHTIRTQTRTRISLLAEAGDVREVHHVALLIGYGAAAVNPYLAMESVEELVHSGVVEGVTPDRAVQNLIRGLGKGVLKVMSKMGISTVHSYRGAQVFQALGLAEELIDTYFTATASPLGGVGLDVIAAEVAARHATAYPPSGISPAHRNLDVGGEYQWRREGEPHLFDPDTVFRLQHSTRTRNYQIFGDYTRRVDDQSRRLMTLRGLFRLRTAGRAPVPIEEVEPVSEIVKRFSTGAMSYGSISAEAHETLAIAMNSLGGKSNTGEGGEDTDRLHDPRRRSAIKQVASGRFGVTSDYLTHSDDIQIKMAQGAKPGEGGQLPGGKVYPWVAGTRHATPGVGLISPPPHHDIYSIEDIAQLIHDLKNANPAARVHVKLVAEVGVGTVAAGVSKAHADVVLISGHDGGTGASPLTSLKHAGLPWELGLAETQQTLVANNLRDRIVVQTDGQLKTGRDVLIAALLGAEEYGFATAPLVVSGCVMMRVCHLDTCPVGVATQNPELRARFNGKPEFVVTFFEYIAEEVRELLAELGLRNLDEAIGMVDLLDVSDAVEHWKASGLDLSPILLRPELPAGSAPRQVRGQDHGLDRALDNALIAAAEPALARGEQVRLDARVRNVNRTVGTMLGNAVTKSYGDGGLPPGTIDVTLRGSAGQSLGAFLPPGITLRLSGDANDYVGKGLSGGTIIVRPEENAGFTAGANVIAGNVIGYGATRGQLFLRGLVGERFAVRNSGATAVVEGVGDHGCEYMTGGTVLVLGPTGRNFGAGMSGGTAYVLDLVPSRVNGPALAAGDLSLDELDPEDVAIVTGLLTQHAEHTGSPLAAELAADPEAVARRFTRVLPPAYARVNAVLAAARAEGAEPGEPEVWNRVLEATHG; encoded by the coding sequence ATGAACCAGCCCGCGTCGGCGACCTCGCCGTACACCGCCTTCAGCACCGCTCCGGCGGCGCACGGCCTGTACGACCCCGCGCGCGATCACGACGCGTGTGGGGTGGCCTTCGTCGCCACGCTGCGCGGGACGCCCGGCCGGGACATCGTCGACGCCGCGCTGACGGCACTGGCGAACCTGGACCACCGCGGCGCCGTCGGCGCCGAGGCGAACTCCGGTGACGGCGCCGGCATCCTCCTGCAGATCCCGGACGCCTTCTTCCGGGAGGTGCTCGAGGTGAGCCTGCCCGCCCCGGGGCACTACGCCGTCGGCACACTGTTCCTTCCCGCCGACCAGGCCGAGGCGCAGGCCGCCGCTGCCGGGGTGGAACAGATCGCGGCCGAGGAGGGTCTGGACGTGCTCGGCTGGCGAGACGTTCCGGTGGATGCGGGACTGGTCGGCCCCACAGCTCGCTCCTGTATGCCGACCTTCCGCCAGCTCGTCCTCGCCGCCCCGGACCGGGCACTCGCCGGGATCGAGCTGGACCGGCGTGCGTATCGGGTCCGCAAGCGCGCCGAGCGCACGCTCGGGGTGTACGCGGCCTCGCTGTCCGCCCGCACGCTGGTGTACAAGGGCATGCTCACCACCGGGCAGCTCCAAGGATTCTTCACCGACCTGTCCCACCCGGGGCTGGCCACCGAGCTGGCGCTCGTGCACTCCCGGTTCTCCACGAACACGTTCCCGTCCTGGCCACTGGCGCACCCGTTCCGCCTGGTCGCCCACAACGGCGAGATCAACACGGTGCGTGGGAACCGGAACTGGATGGCGGCCCGCCAGGGCACCCTGGAGTCCGAGCTGCTCGGTGAGGTGGCCGATCTGCTGCCAGTCTGCGACGAGGCGCAGAGCGACTCGGCCAGCTTCGACGAGGTGCTCGAGCTCCTCCACCTCGGTGGCCGCTCACTACCGCATGCCGTGCTGATGATGATTCCGGAGGCGTGGGAGAACCACGCCACGATGGACCGCCGGCGGCGGGCGTTCTACGAGTACAACGCCACCATCATGGAACCGTGGGACGGCCCGGCCGCGATGTGCTTCACCGACGGCCGCTACATCGGTGCTGTGCTGGACCGGAACGGTCTGCGCCCCGGCCGCTACTGGGTCACCGACGACGGCCTGGTGGTGCTCGCCAGCGAGTCCGGGGTACTCGACCTGGACCCGGCCAGCGTGGTGGAGAAGGGCCGCCTGGCCCCGGGCCGGATGTTCTTGGTGGACACCGCCGAGGGCCGAATCGTCGACGACGCCGAGATCAAGGACGAGCTCGCCGCCGGCCACCCCTACGCCGAGTGGCTCCAGGAGCAGCTGGTCCGCCTCGGCGACCTCCCCGACCGGGAGCACGTGGCCCACTCCCGCTCCTCGGTGCTGCGCCGCCAGCAGACCTTCGGCTACACCGAGGAGGAGCTGCGGATCCTGTTGCGCCCGCTCGCCGCCACCGGCGGCGAAGGGCTCGGCTCGATGGGCACCGATACCCCGGTCGCCGTGCTGTCGGCTCGTCCCCGGCTGCTCTTCGACTACTTCAGCCAGCTGTTCGCGCAGGTCACCAACCCACCCTTGGACGCGATCCGGGAGGAGCTGGTCACCTCGCTCGGCGGTGCGATCGGCCCGGAGCCGAACCTGCTCGCCGACATTCCCGAGCACGCCCGCAAGCTCGCCCTCGGCTTCCCAGTGATCGACAACGACGAGCTCGCCAAGGTCAAGCACATCCACCGCACCCCGGCGGCCGGCCACCACTTCTCCTCGATCACCGTCTCCGGGCTGTACCGGGTGCGGGGTGGTGAGCAGGCACTGGAGCAGCGGCTGGTGGAGATCTACCAGGAGGTGGACGAGGCGATCGACCGGGGCGTGAGCTTCATCGTGCTCTCCGACCGCGAGTCCGACACCGAGTGGGCACCGATCCCGTCCCTGCTGCTCACCGCCGCCGTGCACCACCACACGATCCGGACCCAGACCCGCACCCGGATCTCCCTGCTGGCCGAGGCCGGGGACGTCCGCGAGGTGCACCATGTCGCCCTGTTGATCGGCTACGGCGCCGCAGCAGTGAACCCGTACCTGGCGATGGAGAGCGTCGAGGAGCTGGTCCATTCCGGCGTCGTCGAGGGCGTCACCCCGGACCGTGCGGTGCAGAACCTGATCCGCGGCCTGGGCAAGGGTGTGCTGAAGGTGATGAGCAAGATGGGCATCTCCACCGTTCACTCCTACCGTGGCGCCCAGGTGTTTCAGGCACTCGGTCTGGCCGAGGAACTCATCGACACCTATTTCACCGCCACCGCCTCCCCACTCGGTGGCGTGGGCCTGGACGTGATCGCCGCCGAGGTGGCCGCCCGGCACGCCACCGCCTACCCGCCCAGCGGGATCAGCCCAGCGCACCGCAACCTCGACGTCGGCGGGGAGTACCAGTGGCGCCGCGAGGGAGAGCCGCACCTGTTCGACCCGGATACCGTGTTCCGGCTGCAGCACTCCACCCGCACCCGCAACTACCAGATCTTCGGTGACTACACCCGCCGCGTGGACGACCAGTCCCGCCGGCTGATGACCCTGCGTGGGTTGTTCCGGCTGCGTACCGCCGGCCGGGCTCCGGTGCCGATCGAGGAGGTGGAACCGGTCAGCGAGATCGTCAAGCGTTTCTCCACCGGGGCAATGAGCTACGGCTCCATCTCTGCCGAGGCGCACGAGACCCTCGCGATCGCGATGAACAGCCTCGGCGGCAAGTCGAACACCGGCGAAGGTGGGGAGGACACCGACCGGCTGCACGACCCGCGCCGGCGCAGCGCGATCAAACAGGTCGCCTCCGGCCGGTTCGGGGTCACTTCGGACTACCTCACCCACTCCGACGACATCCAGATCAAGATGGCCCAGGGAGCCAAGCCCGGGGAGGGCGGTCAGCTTCCCGGCGGGAAGGTGTACCCCTGGGTGGCCGGTACCCGGCACGCCACCCCCGGCGTCGGCCTGATCTCCCCGCCCCCGCACCACGACATCTATTCGATCGAAGACATCGCCCAGCTGATCCACGACCTGAAGAACGCCAACCCGGCGGCCCGGGTGCACGTCAAGCTCGTCGCCGAGGTGGGCGTGGGCACCGTCGCCGCCGGCGTGTCCAAGGCGCATGCCGACGTCGTGCTCATCTCCGGGCATGACGGCGGAACTGGCGCCTCGCCGCTGACCTCGCTCAAGCACGCCGGGCTTCCGTGGGAGCTCGGCCTGGCCGAGACCCAGCAGACCCTGGTGGCGAACAACCTCCGGGACCGGATCGTGGTGCAGACCGACGGGCAGCTGAAGACCGGCCGGGACGTGCTGATCGCCGCACTGCTCGGTGCCGAGGAGTACGGCTTCGCCACGGCACCGCTGGTGGTCTCCGGCTGCGTGATGATGCGGGTCTGCCACCTGGACACCTGCCCGGTCGGCGTCGCCACCCAGAACCCCGAGCTCCGAGCGCGGTTCAACGGGAAACCAGAGTTCGTCGTCACCTTCTTCGAATACATCGCCGAAGAAGTACGCGAGCTGCTCGCCGAGCTCGGCCTACGCAACCTGGACGAAGCGATCGGGATGGTCGACCTGCTCGACGTGAGTGACGCCGTCGAGCACTGGAAGGCCAGCGGCCTGGATCTGTCCCCGATCCTGCTCCGCCCCGAACTCCCGGCCGGTTCGGCGCCCCGGCAGGTCCGCGGGCAGGACCACGGCCTGGACCGGGCGCTGGACAACGCCCTGATCGCAGCCGCCGAACCGGCGCTCGCCCGGGGCGAGCAGGTCCGGCTGGACGCCCGCGTGCGCAACGTCAACCGCACGGTCGGGACCATGCTCGGCAACGCCGTCACCAAGAGCTACGGCGACGGCGGTCTGCCGCCTGGCACGATCGACGTCACCCTGCGCGGCTCGGCCGGGCAGTCCCTGGGCGCCTTTCTGCCCCCCGGGATCACCCTGCGGCTGTCCGGGGACGCCAACGACTACGTCGGCAAGGGCCTGTCCGGCGGCACGATCATCGTCCGCCCGGAGGAGAACGCCGGTTTCACAGCGGGTGCCAACGTGATCGCCGGCAACGTCATCGGCTACGGCGCCACCCGAGGGCAGCTGTTCCTGCGCGGACTGGTCGGCGAGCGGTTCGCCGTCCGTAACTCCGGTGCCACGGCTGTGGTGGAGGGGGTCGGCGACCATGGCTGCGAGTACATGACCGGCGGCACGGTGCTGGTGCTCGGCCCCACCGGACGGAACTTCGGTGCCGGCATGTCCGGCGGCACCGCGTACGTGCTCGATCTGGTCCCGAGCCGGGTGAACGGCCCGGCCCTCGCCGCGGGAGACCTCTCCCTCGACGAGCTCGATCCGGAAGACGTGGCGATCGTGACCGGTCTACTCACCCAGCACGCCGAGCACACCGGATCACCACTGGCCGCAGAGCTGGCCGCCGATCCCGAAGCAGTGGCCCGCCGATTCACCCGCGTCCTGCCCCCGGCCTACGCCCGGGTGAACGCCGTGCTGGCTGCCGCCCGCGCGGAAGGGGCGGAGCCGGGCGAACCCGAGGTCTGGAACCGAGTACTGGAGGCGACCCATGGCTGA
- a CDS encoding glutamate synthase subunit beta, protein MADPRGFLNVRDRELPARRPVPVRLLDWKEVYARREEDAAALTRQAGRCMDCGIPFCHNGCPLGNLIPEWNDLTRTGRWQEAIDRLHATNNFPDFTGRLCPAPCETACVLGINQPAVTIKNIEQSIIDEAFARGLVAPQIPDRLTGHTVAVIGSGPAGLAAAQQLTRTGHTVAVYERDDKVGGLLRYGIPEFKMEKQHLDRRLEQMEAEGTRFRPGVAVGSDALTGNDLLERYDAVVLAVGATVRRELPVPGRELAGIHQAMDYLPQSNRACHGEYVPGQVTAAGKDVVIIGGGDTGADCLGTALRQGAKNVIQLEIMPRPTEERPPGQPWPTYPMLYRVSSAHEEGGERVYATSTVEFVGDDRGNVSHLRVVEVTFTDGRLEQVPGTEQLIPAQLVLLAMGFTGVPAEGLVDQLGLQVDERGRIMRTESFGTTQERVFVAGDAGRGQSLIVWAIAEGRSAAAAVDTYLRGSSDLPAPIASDTASLTV, encoded by the coding sequence ATGGCTGACCCACGTGGATTCTTGAACGTACGCGACCGTGAACTGCCCGCCCGCCGGCCGGTCCCGGTCCGGCTGCTGGACTGGAAAGAGGTGTATGCCCGCCGGGAGGAGGACGCCGCCGCCCTGACTCGCCAGGCCGGACGGTGCATGGACTGCGGGATCCCGTTCTGCCACAACGGCTGCCCGCTGGGCAACCTGATCCCGGAGTGGAACGACCTCACCCGCACCGGCCGCTGGCAGGAGGCCATCGACCGATTGCACGCGACGAACAATTTCCCGGACTTCACCGGCCGGCTGTGCCCCGCACCGTGCGAGACCGCCTGCGTGCTCGGCATCAACCAGCCCGCGGTGACGATCAAGAACATCGAACAGTCGATCATCGACGAAGCCTTCGCCCGTGGTCTGGTCGCCCCGCAGATTCCGGACCGGTTGACCGGGCACACGGTCGCCGTGATCGGTTCCGGACCGGCTGGGCTGGCCGCTGCCCAGCAGCTCACCCGGACCGGGCACACCGTGGCCGTCTACGAGCGGGACGACAAGGTCGGCGGGCTGCTGCGCTACGGCATCCCGGAGTTCAAGATGGAGAAGCAGCACCTGGACCGGCGGCTGGAGCAGATGGAGGCCGAGGGCACCCGGTTCCGCCCCGGAGTGGCTGTGGGCTCCGATGCCTTGACCGGCAACGACCTGCTGGAGCGCTACGACGCCGTGGTGCTGGCTGTGGGTGCCACGGTGCGCCGAGAGCTGCCGGTGCCCGGTCGGGAGCTGGCCGGGATCCACCAGGCGATGGACTACTTGCCGCAGTCCAACCGGGCCTGCCACGGCGAGTACGTCCCGGGGCAGGTCACCGCTGCGGGCAAGGACGTGGTGATCATCGGCGGCGGCGACACCGGGGCGGACTGCCTCGGCACCGCACTACGCCAGGGCGCAAAGAATGTGATCCAGCTGGAGATCATGCCCCGGCCCACCGAGGAACGTCCTCCCGGTCAGCCGTGGCCGACCTACCCGATGCTCTACCGGGTCTCCTCCGCGCACGAAGAGGGCGGCGAGCGGGTCTACGCCACCTCCACTGTGGAGTTCGTCGGCGACGACCGGGGAAACGTCAGCCACCTGCGGGTGGTGGAGGTGACCTTCACCGACGGCAGGCTTGAGCAGGTGCCGGGCACCGAGCAGCTGATCCCGGCCCAGCTGGTGCTGCTTGCGATGGGTTTCACCGGCGTGCCCGCCGAGGGACTGGTGGACCAGCTCGGTCTGCAGGTGGACGAACGCGGCCGGATCATGCGCACCGAGAGCTTCGGTACCACCCAGGAGCGGGTGTTCGTCGCTGGTGACGCTGGGCGCGGACAATCGCTGATCGTCTGGGCGATCGCCGAGGGTCGGTCAGCGGCCGCAGCAGTGGATACCTACTTGCGCGGCAGCAGCGACCTGCCGGCGCCGATCGCCTCCGACACGGCCTCGCTCACGGTATGA
- the trpB gene encoding tryptophan synthase subunit beta, which yields MSMEAGSEAARTLREVAGPYFGDFGGRFVPEALIAALDDLSAAWEKAKGDPEFTSRLAALHRDYTGRPSPITEVPQFAAHAGGVRIFLKREDLNHTGSHKINNVLGQALLTQLVGKTRVIAETGAGQHGVATATAAALFGLDCTIYMGEEDTRRQALNVARMRLLGAEVVPVSTGSRTLKDAINEAFRDWVANVETTNYIFGTVAGPHPFPAMVRDLQKIIGEEARGQLLERIGRLPDAAVACVGGGSNAIGLFHAFLDDAEVRLIGCEAAGDGVATGRHAATITAGDPGVLHGAKTMVLQDEDGQTVESHSISAGLDYPGVGPEHSWLASIGRAEYVPVTDAEAMSAFELLCRTEGIIPAIESAHALAGALRLGEELVAGGADPAQTVLLVNLSGRGDKDVSTAAEWFSLVDEDERAGE from the coding sequence ATGAGTATGGAGGCGGGCTCGGAGGCCGCACGCACCCTGCGAGAGGTCGCTGGCCCGTACTTCGGAGACTTCGGCGGCCGATTCGTGCCGGAAGCCCTGATCGCAGCGTTGGACGACCTGTCCGCCGCCTGGGAGAAAGCGAAGGGCGACCCGGAGTTCACCAGCCGACTCGCCGCGCTGCACCGCGACTACACCGGCCGGCCGAGCCCGATCACCGAGGTACCGCAGTTCGCTGCGCACGCCGGCGGTGTCCGGATCTTCCTCAAGCGCGAGGACCTGAACCACACCGGATCGCACAAGATCAACAATGTGCTCGGTCAGGCGCTGCTCACCCAGCTCGTGGGCAAGACCCGAGTGATCGCCGAGACCGGTGCCGGCCAGCACGGGGTGGCCACCGCGACCGCTGCGGCACTGTTCGGGCTGGACTGCACGATCTACATGGGCGAGGAGGACACCCGCCGGCAGGCCCTGAACGTGGCCCGGATGCGGCTCCTCGGCGCCGAGGTGGTGCCGGTCAGCACCGGGTCGCGCACCCTGAAGGACGCCATCAACGAGGCCTTCCGGGACTGGGTGGCCAACGTGGAGACCACCAACTACATCTTCGGTACCGTCGCCGGTCCGCATCCGTTCCCGGCGATGGTGCGCGACCTGCAGAAGATCATCGGCGAGGAGGCCCGCGGCCAGCTCCTGGAGCGTATCGGTCGGCTGCCCGATGCCGCGGTCGCCTGTGTGGGCGGCGGGTCGAACGCCATCGGCCTGTTCCACGCCTTCCTCGACGACGCCGAGGTGCGGCTGATCGGCTGCGAGGCAGCGGGCGACGGCGTGGCCACCGGCCGGCACGCGGCGACCATCACCGCCGGTGACCCCGGGGTGCTGCACGGTGCGAAGACCATGGTGCTCCAGGACGAGGATGGCCAGACGGTGGAGTCGCACTCCATCTCGGCCGGTCTGGACTACCCCGGGGTCGGACCCGAACACTCCTGGCTAGCCTCGATCGGGCGGGCCGAGTACGTGCCGGTCACCGACGCGGAGGCGATGTCTGCGTTCGAGCTGCTCTGCCGTACCGAAGGGATCATCCCCGCGATCGAGTCGGCGCACGCCCTGGCCGGGGCGCTCCGTCTGGGCGAGGAACTCGTTGCCGGAGGGGCCGACCCGGCGCAGACGGTGCTGCTGGTCAACCTGTCCGGCCGTGGCGACAAGGACGTGTCCACCGCGGCCGAGTGGTTCTCGCTCGTGGACGAGGACGAGAGGGCTGGAGAATGA